Proteins from a single region of Ziziphus jujuba cultivar Dongzao chromosome 1, ASM3175591v1:
- the LOC107432084 gene encoding OVARIAN TUMOR DOMAIN-containing deubiquitinating enzyme 2 yields MEGIVVRRVIPSDNSCLFNAVGYVMDHDKQKASELRQVIAATVASDPTKYSEAFLGKPNGEYCAWILDPEKWGGAIELSILADYYGREIAAYDIQTTRCDLYGQEKKYSERVMLIYDGLHYDALAMSPFEGAPEEFDQTIFSVQKDRTIGPVEGLALNFVKDQQRKRSYTDTANFTLRCGVCQIGVVGQKEAAEHAQATGHVNFQEYR; encoded by the exons ATGGAAGGTATTGTGGTTAGAAGGGTAATTCCCTCAGACAATAGTTGCCTCTTCAATGCTGTTGG CTATGTCATGGACCATGACAAACAGAAAGCTTCTGAATTGAGACAG GTTATAGCTGCAACAGTGGCAAGTGATCCAACAAAATACTCCGAAGCATTTCTTGGCAAGCCCAATGGAGAGTACTGTGCATGGATTCTGGACCCAGAGAAGTGGGGAG GAGCTATTGAGCTATCAATATTAGCTGATTATTATGGACGTGAAATTGCGGCATATGATATCCAGACAACTCGATGTGATTTGTATGGACAG GAAAAGAAGTATTCGGAGAGGGTTATGCTGATCTACGATGGGCTGCATTATGATGCTTTAGCT ATGTCTCCCTTTGAAGGAGCTCCAGAGGAATTTGATCAAACTATATTTTCTGTACAAAAGGACAGGACCATAGGACCAGTTGAGGGGCTTGCTCTTAATTTTGTGAAGGATCAACAGAG GAAAAGGAGTTACACAGACACTGCAAACTTTACCTTGCGCTGTGGAGTATGCCAAATTGGAGTAGTTGGCCAGAAG GAGGCTGCCGAGCATGCACAAGCAACAGGCCATGTCAACTTCCAAGAATACAGATAA
- the LOC107431934 gene encoding NEP1-interacting protein-like 1 isoform X2 — protein sequence MPIPLLTLYKYFSFFHKFPRQSSALSHSLFFSLTLHSSNMSIPAICPTMKEWFSGAMKVAFRSKEVFSLWVLAATCGSGSASRPLLKLIVKKIIFAVFTCILALGGAIVGTILGAIKGQTTETGFLKGAGIGGLTGAIAAIQLLDSAVDGEPLSKVSTVETNYREISDIYDIAAIKGLSQHCIQKLPSLKYHSSKLPDNPHDFCCSVCLQEWKEGESVRRLPKCGHFFHMECIDKWLMRQVSCPMCRIYVCNDNTSVS from the exons ATGCCAATTCCGCTTCTTACCCTTTATAAATACTTTAGTTTCTTCCACAAGTTCCCGAGGCAAAGCTCTGCTctttctcactctctctttttctctctcactcTTCACTCTTCAAACATGTCGATTCCGGCTATCTGTCCAACGATGAAGGAGTGGTTTTCTGGAGCAATGAAAGTGGCATTTAGGTCCAAAGAAGTTTTTTCTTTGTGGGTTTTGGCTGCAACTTGTGGCTCTGGATCTGCGTCTAGGCCTTTGCTTAAACTgattgtaaagaaaattatttttgcagTCTTCACCTGCATTCTTGCATTAG GAGGAGCCATTGTGGGAACCATTCTTGGAGCCATTAAAGGCCAAACGACAGAGACTGGATTTCTTAAAGGAGCTGGAATTGGAGGTCTGACAGGGGCCATTGCAGCCATTCAATTGCTGGATTCTGCGGTTGATGGTGAGCCATTGTCAAAG GTTAGCACAGTGGAAACAAACTACAGAGAGATATCAGACATCTATGACATTGCTGCAATCAAAGGGTTATCTCAGCATTGCATTCAAAAACTTCCTTCACTGAAATACCATTCAAGCAAACTTCCTGATAATCCACATGACTTTTGTTGTTCAGTTTGCTTACAG GAATGGAAAGAAGGAGAGTCTGTGAGAAGACTTCCCAAGTGTGGACATTTCTTTCACATGGAGTGCATAGACAAATGGCTGATGAGGCAGGTCTCTTGCCCTATGTGTAGAatctatgtttgtaatgataaTACCAGTGTGTCATAA
- the LOC107431842 gene encoding reactive Intermediate Deaminase A, chloroplastic has product MAWCAARTFNVPAIDVGALRTRAPLAVGVGFASVAGSNIWRSSSSMKRSTPFACLGISTDTRIKEAVKTDKAPAALGPYSQAIKANNFLYVSGVLGLIPETGKFVSDNVEDQTEQVLKNMGEILKAGGAGYSSVVKTTIMLADLKDFKKVNEIYAKYFPSPAPARSTYQVAALPLDAKIEIECIASL; this is encoded by the exons atggcaTGGTGTGCGGCGAGGACCTTCAACGTTCCGGCGATCGATGTGGGCGCACTGCGCACCCGAGCTCCTTTAGCCGTCGGAGTGGGCTTTGCCTCTGTGGCTGGCTCGAATATATGGCGATCCTCTTCTTCGATGAAGCGCTCTACGCCCTTTGCTTGCTTGGGCATTTCCACCGACACTC GTATCAAAGAAGCTGTGAAAACAGATAAAGCTCCCGCGGCATTAGGACCGTATTCCCAGGCCATTAAAGCCAATAACTTTCTCTATGTCTCTGGCGTTCTTGGTCTTATTCCAGAG ACCGGAAAGTTCGTATCAGACAATGTTGAAGATCAAACGGAGCAG GTTCTGAAAAATATGGGGGAAATACTGAAAGCTGGTGGTGCCGGCTATTCTTCTGTGGTCAAAACAACAATCAT GTTAGCTGACTTGAAAGACTTCAAGAAAGTTAATGAGATCTATGCTAAAT ACTTTCCTTCGCCTGCGCCAGCTCGGTCGACATATCAGGTGGCAGCATTACCTTTGGATGCAAAGATTGAGATAGAGTGCATTGCATCACTGTAG
- the LOC107431831 gene encoding uncharacterized protein LOC107431831, producing the protein MGNCLRHESSMTWAGEDWGSPASEKLFPRSTISKSHHEMDKDEGGEREKNFVSYPATSRSGGGSTEVKIKITKKQLEELLGRAAVKDMSVQQVLEQLIRVSDGFGQNNQRSWRPALQSIPE; encoded by the coding sequence ATGGGAAATTGTTTGCGGCATGAGTCGTCGATGACATGGGCCGGCGAGGATTGGGGGTCTCCGGCGTCCGAAAAACTTTTTCCGAGGAGTACTATTTCTAAAAGCCATCATGAAATGGATAAAGATGAAGGTGgcgagagagagaaaaacttTGTTTCCTACCCTGCAACGAGTCGTAGTGGTGGTGGTAGTACGGAGGTGAAGATCAAGATCACAAAGAAGCAGCTGGAGGAGTTGCTTGGTAGGGCGGCTGTTAAAGACATGTCTGTGCAACAGGTTTTGGAGCAGTTGATCCGAGTCAGTGATGGGTTTGGTCAGAACAATCAACGGTCATGGAGGCCTGCCTTACAAAGCATTCCTGAGTga
- the LOC107431934 gene encoding NEP1-interacting protein-like 1 isoform X1, translated as MPIPLLTLYKYFSFFHKFPRQSSALSHSLFFSLTLHSSNMSIPAICPTMKEWFSGAMKVAFRSKEVFSLWVLAATCGSGSASRPLLKLIVKKIIFAVFTCILALGGAIVGTILGAIKGQTTETGFLKGAGIGGLTGAIAAIQLLDSAVDGEPLSKAALLTSLVNGKVFMEWISPALLKAYQWQVSTVETNYREISDIYDIAAIKGLSQHCIQKLPSLKYHSSKLPDNPHDFCCSVCLQEWKEGESVRRLPKCGHFFHMECIDKWLMRQVSCPMCRIYVCNDNTSVS; from the exons ATGCCAATTCCGCTTCTTACCCTTTATAAATACTTTAGTTTCTTCCACAAGTTCCCGAGGCAAAGCTCTGCTctttctcactctctctttttctctctcactcTTCACTCTTCAAACATGTCGATTCCGGCTATCTGTCCAACGATGAAGGAGTGGTTTTCTGGAGCAATGAAAGTGGCATTTAGGTCCAAAGAAGTTTTTTCTTTGTGGGTTTTGGCTGCAACTTGTGGCTCTGGATCTGCGTCTAGGCCTTTGCTTAAACTgattgtaaagaaaattatttttgcagTCTTCACCTGCATTCTTGCATTAG GAGGAGCCATTGTGGGAACCATTCTTGGAGCCATTAAAGGCCAAACGACAGAGACTGGATTTCTTAAAGGAGCTGGAATTGGAGGTCTGACAGGGGCCATTGCAGCCATTCAATTGCTGGATTCTGCGGTTGATGGTGAGCCATTGTCAAAGG cTGCACTGTTAACTAGTTTGGTAAATGGGAAAGTTTTCATGGAATGGATAAGTCCTGCATTGCTAAAAGCGTATCAATGGCAA GTTAGCACAGTGGAAACAAACTACAGAGAGATATCAGACATCTATGACATTGCTGCAATCAAAGGGTTATCTCAGCATTGCATTCAAAAACTTCCTTCACTGAAATACCATTCAAGCAAACTTCCTGATAATCCACATGACTTTTGTTGTTCAGTTTGCTTACAG GAATGGAAAGAAGGAGAGTCTGTGAGAAGACTTCCCAAGTGTGGACATTTCTTTCACATGGAGTGCATAGACAAATGGCTGATGAGGCAGGTCTCTTGCCCTATGTGTAGAatctatgtttgtaatgataaTACCAGTGTGTCATAA
- the LOC107431997 gene encoding uncharacterized protein LOC107431997 translates to MKISDKSRGAPTFPANFSSKTLNPTQDSDLHHRPSTWKPPARRKARTPGFARVRVTGPQSGKRSRPETPLLKWKIEDEGKREKDDGEVLEDEDKEEGGRSVGRKDRKSTVSARKLAAGLWRLQLPEAVVASAGKNGQLGFQPGVDHGGEPFLRPSNGKMYVSEAKDYLQSPSSTLRNGFFCKLQPPFQFSNSAMEGATKWNPVCLKTSDEVRQIYNQMKRLDEQVRAVSMVSALEAELEQARIRIQELETERRSSKKKLEHFLRKVNEEKASWRSREHEKIRVFIDDMKGDLNRERKNRQRIEILNSKLVNELADAKLLAKRYMQDFEKERKARELIEEVCDELAKEIGEDKAEVEALKRESMKLREEVEEDRKMLQTAEVWREERVQMKLIDAKVALEDKYSQMNKLVTDLEKFLRSRSVAPDEDIKEAEMLRQAAASINVQDIKEFSYEPPNPDDIFSVFEEVNFGETNEREIEPCVAYSPASHASRIHTVSPEVNGINKNGFQRHAITLTDENGDIEEDESGWETVSHVEDQGSSYSPEGSAPSVNNNHRESNASASGTEWEDNAGEETPITEISEVCSVPTKQLKKVSSIARLWRSGSNNGENYKIISVEGINGRLSNGRMSNGGIMSPDRGSGKGGFSPSDLVGQWSSPDSGNARILGMKGCIPRGAQKHSLKAKLLEARMESQKVQLRHVLKQKI, encoded by the exons ATGAAGATATCGGATAAGTCCCGCGGTGCGCCGACATTTCCGGCGAACTTCTCGTCCAAGACCCTAAACCCAACACAGGACTCGGATCTCCACCATAGGCCCTCTACCTGGAAACCACCCGCTCGGAGAAAAGCCAGGACTCCTGGTTTCGCACGTGTGCGAGTGACGGGGCCTCAGAGTGGAAAGCGGAGCAGGCCGGAGACGCCTCTACTGAAGTGGAAGATCGAGGAtgaggggaagagagagaaggatgATGGTGAGGTTCTGGAGGATGAGGATAAGGAAGAGGGTGGTCGGAGCGTTGGCCGAAAGGATCGGAAGTCCACGGTTTCTGCTAGGAAGCTCGCCGCTGGTTTATGGCGGCTGCAGCTGCCGGAGGCGGTGGTCGCCTCCGCGGGAAAGAATGGTCAGCTAGGGTTTCAG CCTGGTGTTGACCATGGTGGGGAGCCATTTCTTCGCCCTAGCAATGGCAAGATGTATGTTTCTGAAGCAAAGGACTATCTACAAAGCCCTAGTTCCACTTTAAGGAATGGATTCTTTTGCAAG CTTCAACCTCCATTTCAATTTTCTAACTCTGCCATGGAGGGGGCAACGAAGTGGAACCCTGTCTGTCTGAAAACATCGGATGAAGTACGCCAGATTTACAACCAAATGAAAAGGCTCGACGAACAAGTAAGAGCTGTATCTATGGTCTCTGCACTTGAAGCTGAACTAGAGCAGGCTCGAATTCGCATTCAGGAGCTCGAGACTGAGCGGCGGTCCTCAAAAAAGAAACTTGAGCACTTCTTAAGGAAAGTTAATGAGGAAAAGGCCTCGTGGCGAAGCAGAGAGCATGAGAAAATCCGTGTATTTATTGATGATATGAAGGGTGACCTCAACCGGGAAAGGAAGAATCGCCAAAGAATTGAAATATTGAACTCCAAATTAGTTAATGAGCTTGCTGATGCAAAGTTATTAGCAAAGCGGTATATGCAGGACtttgaaaaggaaagaaaggccAGAGAATTAATTGAGGAAGTATGTGATGAGCTTGCCAAGGAAATTGGAGAAGACAAGGCCGAAGTTGAAGCACTGAAGAGGGAATCCATGAAACTTAGAGAGGAAGTTGAAGAAGACAGAAAGATGTTGCAGACGGCTGAGGTCTGGCGTGAAGAACGTGTTCAAATGAAACTGATTGATGCAAAGGTGGCACTTGAAGATAAGTATTCTCAGATGAACAAGCTTGTGACAGATTTAGAGAAGTTTCTAAGGTCAAGAAGTGTGGCCCCAGATGAGGACATAAAAGAGGCGGAAATGCTTAGACAGGCTGCTGCTTCTATAAATGTGCAAGACATCAAGGAATTTTCCTACGAGCCCCCGAATCCCGATGAcatcttttctgtttttgagGAAGTTAATTTTGGTGAAACaaatgagagagagattgaACCATGTGTTGCTTATAGTCCTGCTAGTCATGCGTCAAGAATTCATACGGTGAGTCCTGAAGTCAACGGGATCAATAAGAACGGCTTTCAGAGACATGCAATTACTTTGACTGATGAAAACGGGGATATAGAAGAAGATGAGAGCGGATGGGAAACTGTAAGCCATGTTGAGGATCAGGGATCTAGCTATTCACCGGAAGGGAGTGCCCCATCTGTCAACAATAATCACCGCGAGAGTAATGCCTCAGCAAGTGGAACAGAATGGGAAGATAATGCAGGTGAAGAAACACCAATTACTGAGATCAGTGAAGTATGTTCAGTACCAACAAAGCAGTTGAAGAAGGTATCATCCATAGCAAGGCTATGGAGATCTGGTTCGAATAATGGGGAAAACTACAAGATAATCTCGGTAGAGGGAATTAATGGCAGGCTTTCAAATGGGAGGATGTCTAATGGTGGTATCATGTCCCCGGATCGAGGTTCTGGTAAAGGTGGGTTTAGCCCATCAGATTTGGTGGGGCAATGGAGTTCTCCCGACTCTGGGAATGCTCGCATTCTAGGGATGAAAGGGTGCATACCTCGTGGTGCACAAAAACATAGTTTGAAAGCGAAGCTTCTAGAGGCAAGGATGGAAAGTCAAAAGGTCCAATTGCGTCATGTGCTTAAACAGAAGATCTAG